DNA from Methylosinus sp. H3A:
CGCGACGTTCTACGTGAACGATTTCTACAATTTCCAGACGAATGTGGTGGACGGCGATTCTCGAGACCAGGACGGCACGCCTCTCGGCCTCACGACGCTCGGCAACGCCGAACATGCGCGCATTCGCGGCACCGAGCTCGACGGGCGCTGGAGCCCGATAGAGAGATTGTGGATCACCTTCAACGCGGCCTTCTCGGACGCACGCTGGGCGAGCTGGCCAGACGCCGGCGCGCCGTCGGATTGGGCCTGGTCGTCCGGCAGCGTGGCCGCGCCCAAATCCCTGTCGCTTTCCAATATGCGACCTCGCGCTGGACGGCCTTGACCCGCTACGTGGATGACGGGCGACTGGAGACGACGAACAACGCCGCCGAACGCGCCAGAAAAAACTATCTGTTCGCCGGCTCCGACGAAGGCGGGCGAAGAACGGCGATCATGTATACGCTGATCGAAACCGCGCGCTTCAACGACATCGATCCAAAGCCTGGCTCGCCGACGTCATCGCTCGCATCGCCGATCACCCGATCAACCGGTTCGACGACCTCCTTCCGTGGAAATGGCGGCCGGAAACGTCCCAAGCCGTCGCCGCATAGCGACACGCGATCGTCAGATCACGCTTACGATCGATCCGAAGGATCATCAGCAGTAATGGCACGAGAAGGACAGGCCACAGCGCGGACAAGTGATTGGCGGGCGAGGCCGCATAGGACCAGGAATGACCGGAGAGCATCGGAAACAGCAGCCGCGAGAGAGCGAGCGCCGCGCCCGCCATGGCGAGCCAGGGCGCGAGCAGGCCGAAGGCGCGGCCTTCGCTCGGCGTGCGCGCGGGCAACCGGCCGAGCGCCCTGAGAAAGCGCAGCATCAGCATAGCCGTTCCGACCGCCGACAGCGTCACGAGCCATGCGACAATTCCTTCGCCGAGCGAGCCCTTTATGGCGAGCTTCGCCAAGGCGCCGCCCGAGAGCGGAAATCCGGCGATGGCGAGCGCGGTGAAGACGGAGACGAACATCACTGGCCGGCTCGGCGAGGCCCCGATGCCGGAGAACAGAGCTGGCCCATGTCCGCTCCCTATGAGGTCGTGCGCTTCCACTCATCCATAAGGTGACAGTCGCCGGCGAAAAATTGCGCTATCCGAGCCCCTGCGCTGTGCTTTTCTTGCAACAAGTGAGAAAAATTGTTTCTATTTTGTTACAACATTTCTCAACTGTGTCGCCGATCGATTGACGACGTTCATCCGTAAAATTACGCAGCAAACGTGTCCTTTGCCGTTCGTGGCTGAAAGGATCGACTGCGGAGTGGGAAGATGAGCGGAGTCGATGCGTCGACCGGGAACGAAATTCGTCGTGGCAGACGATCGCTTCGCGGCAATATTGGCTCGGCTCGCAGGGCTCTCCTGAGTTCGGCGGCGGCTCTGGCTCTGGCAGGCGGCGCTCGGGCCGAGCCGGTAGCGACGACGCTCCTTCCGGAAGTGAGAGTCGATGCGCCGCAGGAAAAGGCTCGGCCTGCACCTCGGCCCGTTTCCCATGCGAGCGTCCGAGCGCGCGCTGTTCGCCGGGCCGCGCAAGCGCCGCGCGCGCCGGCCCAGCCGATCGCCGTCGCGCCGCGTGTCGAGAAGACATTCCGGGACTCCACCACGGCGAGCGGTGTCGTTTTCGGGCGCGGCCCGATCGGCGTCCAAGGCTATGTCGCGGCCGGCACGTCCTCGGCGACCAAGACCACCACCTCCATCATGGACATTCCTCAATCGGTCACGATCCTCACCAAGCAGCAGATGCAGGATCGCGGCAGCGTGAGTCTCGGCCAGGCGCTGACCTATGTCCCGGGCGTGACGGTTGCGCAGGGCGAGGGCAATCGCGATCAGATCACCATCCGCGGCCAGGACACGACCGCCGATTTCTATACCGACGGCGTACGCGACGACGCGCAATATTATCGTGATCTCTACAATATCTCCTCGGTGGAGGTGCTGAAGGGGCCGAGCGCCATGATCTTCGGCCGAGGCGGCGGCGGCGGCGTCGTCAATCGCGTGACAAAGAAGGCCGACGGCCAAACCATTCGTGAACTCGGCTTTAGTACCGGAAGCTGGGGCCGCAAGCGCGCGACCGTCGATCTCGGACAGGCAGTCTCAGACACGGTCGCATTGCGTCTCAACGCGCTCTATGAGCAGTCCTACGGCTTCCGCGACTTTTTCGATCTCGAGCGATATGGCGTCAATCCGACGCTGACATGGCGTCCGGAGGAGAACACATATTTGACGCTGAACTACGAGCATTTCCGGGATCACCGCACGGCCGACAGAGGCATTCCCTCGATCGGCGGCGTCTCGGTCGGCGGCCTGCCTGTCGTTCCGGCCTATCCGGCCTCCGTGCCGATCGATTCCTTCTTCGGCAATCCGGGTGTCAGCTATTCCAAGGTCGATCTCAACCGCGCGTCGCTGGTCGTCGACCATAAGACGGACTTCGGCCTCGAGATTCATAACCAAACCGTCTATGCGGATTATCAGAAGCGCTATCAGAACACATTTCCCGATCAGCCGGTGAATCTCGCGACGGGGCTGGTCCGCATCGACGGATATGTCGCCTCGAATCCGCGGCAGAGCATCTTCAACCAGACCGACTTCACCTATAAATTCTCGCTCTCTCCAGACATCCGGCATACGCTTTTGTTCGGCGCCGAATTCGGAAATCAGAGGAGCGACGATTGGCGTGATCTCTCGCGCTGGAACGACCCGCTGGTGGGTCCCCAGCGCGTCACCACGCCCTTCTGGTCTCCGACCGTCTATAATCAGGTTTCCTTCACCAATCCCAACCGCAGACGCCACACCGATCTCGATTTAGCGGCCGGCTATGTTCAGGACCAGATCGAAATCACCCGCTATGTCAATGTCGTCGCCGGCGTGAGATTCGACAGCTTCGATCTCGCATTCGCCGATGCGCTCACCGGTCAGCAGTTGAAACGCGCCGACAATCGATGGTCGCCGCGCGTTGGCGTCGTGGTGAAGCCTCTCGAGGAGTTGTCGCTCTACGGGAGTTGGTCGCGCTCCTTCCTGCCCAGCGCAGGCGATCAGTTCAATGTCCTGAACGTCACCACAGCGTCGCTCGCGCCGCAGCGCTTCGAAAATTTCGAGATCGGCTTCAAGGCGCAGATCTTGCCGCTCCTCTATTTCACCGGCGCGTTGTATCAGCTCGATCGCACCAATCAGCAGCTGACTGTCGGACCGATCGCCAATATCATCGGCGACACGCGGACGAGGGGCGGCGAAGTCGGGCTGGTCGGCAAGGTCACCGACGAGTGGCAGGTCTCGCTCGGCTACGCCCATCAAGCCGCCGCGATCATGAGCGCCGAGAACGCGGGCGCGGTCGGCAGGGTCGTTCCCTCCGTGCCGAGGGACACCTTCTCCTTCTGGAACCGATATGACATCACGCCGATGTTCGGTGTCGGCGCAGGCGTCGTGCATAATGCGCGTTTCTACGCGGCAATCGACAATTCCGTGATCGTTCCCGGCTACACGCGCGTCGACGGCGCGGTATTCTTCAACCCCGGAAAGGATTTCTTCGGCCTCGGCGAGGAAATGAGCGCGCAGGTCAATATCGAGAACATTCTCGGGGCGACCTACTACGCTGCTGCGCACAACAACAACAACATCATGCCGGGCGCGCCGCGCTCCGCTTATGTAACAATCAACGCAAAATTTTGAGCGCAAACAGCGGTTCTGGTGCAAACGGCGTGAGCGGGGCATAATCCGTGAGGGCGGAACCGGACGCTGGGGTAATGGGTGATGCTGAGTGCGGACGAACTTTTCAAAGGCCGCCATTTCGACCGCGAGATCATCGTTCTCTGCGTGCGCTGGTATCTGCGATACAAGCTCAGCTTTCGCGATCTCGTGGAAATGATGGCCGAACGCGGCTTATCTTTGGCTCACACGACCATCATGCGCTGGGTTCAGCGCTACGTTCCGGAGTTCGAAAAGCGGTGGAACCGATTCTCGCGCCAAGTCGGCGGATCGTGGCGCGTCGATGAGACCTACGTCAAAATCAAGGGGCGGTGGGTCTATCTCTACCGCGCCGTGGACAAGGCAGGAAAAACAGTGGAGTTTTTGCTGCGCGCGAAGCGAGATGTCGCCGCCGCCAAAGCGTTTTTCCGTCGTGCGTTCGCGAGCCACGGACGGCCGCCGGGCAAAATCACGCTCGACGGATATCAGGCGTCACATCGGGCGGCGCGCGAGCTTCTCGCACAGCATCGAGGCGGCGCACGGACTCGCATTCGATCTTCGAAATACCTGAATAATCTGATTGAACAGGATCACCGATCTATCAAGCTTCGTTTGGGGCCGATGCTCGGGTTCAAGCGATTCCGACATGCGGCGATCACGATCGCCGGCGTCGAACTCATGCATCGCATCAGGAAGGGGCAATTCGCGCTGAGCAGATTAAGAGCCGCCGGGACAACTGCGCCCGAAATCTGGAGTGCAGTGCTCGCTGCCTGATCCTAACGAACTGCCGGACCCCATCGCGTAGCGATCGGCCAAAATTGCACCGCAACCTTGATCTGCATCGTATCTCTCTGGGCCTCGCGAGGACCCGCGGCCGGGCCGACGACGCCGAAAATGCACCGCAGGACGGTAAAGGAAAGGGTCGTTGTCGCGCTGCCGCGCGTTGATAATGTTGACGGCCACAATAGTCTATCTTATCGCTAGACACGAGAGGCTATATCAACGGTTGATATGCTGCGACTGATTTGGGGGAATGATGGACCGCTTGCAATTGCGCAGAGTCACTGCAGCTACGGCATTGGCCGGTGGTTTGATCGTCAACCCCCCAATCGCTCGAGCGACCGAGGGCTATTTTCTCGAGGGCTACGGGACGCGCGAAAAAGGTCTTGCCGGCGCGGGCGTCGCCGACTCCCGCGACCCGCTCGCATTGTCGATTAATCCCGCCGGTCTCGTGGATGTCGGTCAACAATTCACGGGTGGGCTCACGGCTTTCTCGCCGGACCGGGGCTACACCACCTCTGGTCCTGGATTCGTGGCGCAGGGCGACGTCCGAAGCGGGCGCGGCCTGTTTCCGATCCCGAATTTCGGCTACAGCCAGCCGATCGACCAAACTTCGGCCTGGGGCGTCGCCGCCTACGGCAATGGCGGCATGAACACGACCTATTCGAAGAATTACGCCAGCCAGTTCTTTCCCAACCCGTTCGCCTGCCCCAGGCCCGGCGTCTTTTGTGGAGAGAACGCCGGCGTCGACCTGAACCAGGCCTTCCTCTCCGCGGGCTACGCTCAACGGTTCGGAAGCGTTTCGATCGGCGTCGCGCCTATACTCGCCATCCAGATCTTCAAAGCGCGCGGTCTTTCGGGATTTGGGCCGTTCTCGGTCGATCGCAGCAATCTCTCCGACCACAGCTATAACTGGTCGGTCGGCGCGGGCGTGCGCGCCGGCGCGCAATGGAATGTCACCAATCAATTGCGTGTCGGCGTCGCTGCTTCGACGCCGATTTGGACGACGAAATTATACAAATACTCGGGCTTGTTCGCGGAGGGCGGCGGCTTTGACATTCCCGCCACCGTCACGGCCGGCGTCGCCTTCGACGTTCTGCCGACCGTCACCTTGCTCGCCGACTGGAGGCATATTTTCTACTCGCACGTCGCCTCGGTCGGCAATTCATCGCAACTGCCATATCTCTTCGGTTTGGCGAATGGACCGGGCTTTGGTTGGAGCGACGTCGACGCGATCAAATTGGGCGCCGAATGGCGGGCGACTGCCGACTGGACCTTCCGCGTTGGCTACTCGCACAACAATAATCCGATCGAGTCGCGCGACGTGACGATCAATATTCTCGCGCCAGGCGTCGTGACCGACCACATCAGCGGCGGCCTCAGCTATCGCGTCACGCCGAATTCGACGATCGATCTCGCCGCTGTCGTCTCGCCCAGGCACTCTGTCTCCGGCATCGAGGTCACGCCCGCCGGCCCCAATCCGTTTCGCACCATCAATATCTATCTTAGCGAGTTCGAAGTCACGGCGGGTTTGACCTACAAATTCGACTCCGGGCCAACGCCCGCCCTCGTCGCGAAATACTGAAGGTCAGCATCGCAGCTCCAGATATGACTGGGATTCCTTCGCAAAAGGTCGTCCCTCCGAGCGGCGTCACCTACGAGCGGGTGGATGCCGCTCGCATCGGGAATCTCAATTTGAGTCGTGGGGGCTCCGTCGCACAGGAAGAGCGGTCCGTGTGCGGTCTCGAGCGCTTGGTGTTCGTTTCTTGCTCATGGTGAAGTCGCCATGGTCCACGGGTTGCAGCCGCCTTTGCTCGCGTCCCAATAGCGAGGAGCGTGGGCCGGGTTCGATGTATTGAACCGGCTCGAAAGAAACGCGGACGCTGCCCCACCAAAGATTAGCCGAGTTCGATCGACGCCGCGCTCCGTCCAAGGTGTAACGGCGTCACGACCGGGGCGCATGCGCTCGGACTCGCGAACATGGCGTTTCAGCTGACGCAGGATCGCGTTGTCGCTGATCGGCATGGCGAGCCGCGCCAGCAATCTTTCGCTCGTCAGACCTCCTGCGGCGTGTCCGAACAGCCGAACGATCTCTGCGACCCGGACAGTGCGGCGCGCCATGGGAGCAGCGACCGAAGGCAGGCGTTCCACGTAAGCGCCGTTGTTGCCCCATTGATTTTTTGGGTTCTGGCGGATTTTCGGATGTGAGATTCTTCTGAGGGACAGCCATGTCTCTGGAGGGATCCGAAGATGAACGAGAATGCGACAGTCGAAACGGCTTTGGGCGCGGGATTTGTCGGACGTGTGGATTTCCGCCGTTCACGTTCGGGCAATCGGCTGTGGTCGAAGGAGCTGAAGGGCCGGATCGTGCGAGAGAGTCTCGCGCCTGGAGCCCGTGTCGCCGATGTGGCATGCAAATATCGGATATGGACATTCAACATCGGCGCGAACTACGAGCATCCGCTCGGTGCCATTTTCGCCGGTCTCGGCGGCTTCGGCAGCCTCGACGACTGGACCTCGGAGCCGCTCACGGCATTCGGCTATTTCAACGTCAACTGGCAGGACAAGACGCAACTGACCAATCCCTGGTCCATTCGGCAATATTGGCAGAGGAGCTACGCGATCGTGAATGTCGGCGCCGGCATCCGCACGGATGACGACAAATACAGCCTCACCTTCTGGCCCAAGAACATCGGCGACGAGAGGCCTTTCAGCACCTGGGATCTCGGAATCGGCGGCAACCCGGCGAGGGTCGGCCTCACTCGCTGGCCGGCGACCTTCGGCGGCGCGTTTCGAGTGAAGCTCTACTGATCGGGGCTCACCGCCGACTGTTTCGATCGTCGGCATCAGCTGGACGCGTCCCAGAAAAACCCCGGTCTGCTCGGCAACACAATATGGGTACAAAGCTGACTGACCTTCACCGACGCCGCAGGACGCCTTGCTCCGGTTCAAGTACCCCCGTCTCGTCGATGACGAGAACCGCGTTGTCATCGGCAGCTCTCGAGCGCGTAATCGCGCTCGATGTCGCGCAACGGGTCTGCGTCCCAGCGTCCGCGGCCCAAAATCGCCTGCGGTCGCCACGGGCACGGATTGTCCGCCAATTCGGCGTGCATCCATTCCGACTCGCGCCGCTCCTCGCCGAGTAGGCTGTCGAGAAAATGCTCCGCCGACCTCGCTACCCGCTCTTGGGTGAACAGCGGTCGCGTCCGCCCCTTCACATCCTGCCGCGACGACGCCCGCACTCCAGTGCCGTCTCGATCGAAGCTCTCGACATCCCGTGCCCCTATGACGAATCATGGCGGCTCAGAGCGCCAGAAGTCGGCTAAATACGCAACAGTAGTGTTACGTTGAACTTTTTAGCGGAACTTCGCAGCGCATCTGCCACTCCACTCAGAAGAATTTCACGCGCAGCGTCCCGCCGATGGTGCGGACCGTGTCCGGCAAGCCGATCGTCGTCGGGCGGTGGCCGTGCCGGGGCTGAAGGACGTCGCCGGCCGGACGTCGGCGATGTTCTTGGCCCAGACGTTCAGGCTGAAGCGATCGTCGTCGGTACGGATGCCGAAGCCGAGATTGGTCAATGCGTAGGCGTCCTGCCAATAATGGATGACCGCCGTCGGATCGGTCAGTTCCTGCTTGTCCTGCCAGGCGACGTTCGCGTAGACGAATCCGGTGACGGGACGATTCGCCCAATCGCCGAGGCCGTCGAATATCGCGCCGAGCGGACGCTCATAGTTGAAGCCAATATTGAAGGCGAAGGTCGGCACCGTGTTGAATCGCGAGTGCGATCTCGAGACCTGGAGCGGGCCTTCACGGTTCCTCCGCTCCAGGTCCAAGCGGCGTCGAGCGGCGCTTCGTCGAAGTCGATCCAGCGCGGATCGGTGATCGCGCCGGCGAAATTCAACCAGAAGCCCTCGAAGGCGTTCCATCGGCCGTCGAACTCGAACCGCGCAGACGAGCATGCTTGGCGGTGCCGAGATATGTCTGGCGCGTCGGCACGCCAGCGGCGTCGACGACCGACGTGTCACGAAATTGGTCTGGAAGTTGTAGAGTCGTTCCAGTAGAGATTCGCGTTGAGGATCAGGGTCTCGTCGAACCAGTTCGTCTTGATTCCGATCTCGTAGTCCCAGGAGGTCTCGGCTTGGTGATCACCGGCTGGAATTCTGGAACGCGTTGCCGACGAAAATGGCCTGCGCGCCGGTGTTGACGGCGCCCGCCTTCTCGCCGCGCCCGACGAGACCGTAGACGGTCACATTCTGGTTCACCTTGTATTGTGGATTGAAAATGCCGGTGAGCGCGTTGAGCGTCGCCTTCTGTCCACCAGTGTCGTAGAAGCGCTGGCCGCCACCGGCGACGATCGCCGCGACCTGCTCGGCGAGCGTTCCATTGCCGGGGCACGATCGTGTTCCAGCTGAAATTGGAGCCGGAGCGCACCTCCCAGCTGTCACGGAGTCCCGATGGACAGGCTGAACTGCTCGTCGACATGATAGGTGGCGTTGCCATAGGCGGCAAACTGCAGATCCCGCGCCTTGCCATCGCGATTGTTCGTCATGTCGCGTAGGAATGCGCGACCGGAGTGACCGTCCGTCGGCGCGACTGCCGAACCAACGCGCCGCGTCGGAGCCGAAATTGGTGTAGGATCGGTTCCAGACATATTCGTAGAAGGCGAACAGGCTTGCCTTCCACTCCAATGGCTGGTCCTTGGGGAGGAGAGCCTGAACTCCTGCGAGAACTGCTCGACATAAGTGTTCGACGCGGTGTTGGTGATCTCGGTCAGATTATTGCCGCCGGAGTTGCGCGGCAGCAGGCGGAACTTACCGAAGGCGGTGATCGAGGTGAAGGTGTTCTCGGCCGATCTCGACGTTCAGCTCGTTGGAGACGAGATGCTGGCGCTCGTCGAGCGTGCCGAGCCGTGTTGAGCGGCTTGTAGGGATCGAGTGTGAAGAGCGGACGGCCGAGCCGAGTCGCCAGACGCTGCGCATAGGTCGGTTCGGCCGCGTGCCATTGGCGAGATCTGCGTCGTGTCGGCGATCGGCCGCTGGCGCTGTTGTTGTATTCGTGCGAGCGGAATAGTTGAAGATCAGACGGTCGGTGAAATTGTCTCCGACATAGTAGAGCTGGCCGCGCACCCCCAGCGATTGTCGCCCGGCATGCTCGCGCCCGAATTCTGGTCGAAGAATAGCCGTCGCCCTTGTCGTAATAAGCGGCGACGCGATAGGCGAGCTTATCCTCGATGATCGGCCCGGTCGGCGTTGAACTGCTGCAGGAGATGTAGATGG
Protein-coding regions in this window:
- a CDS encoding TonB-dependent receptor codes for the protein MNSSAPRRKGASHKKPETSWDYQIGFKSNWLDNHLHFNATFYVNDFYNFQTNVVDGDSRDQDGTPLGLTTLGNAEHARIRGTELDGRWSPIERLWITFNAAFSDARWASWPDAGAPSDWAWSSGSVAAPKSLSLSNMRPRAGRP
- a CDS encoding TonB-dependent siderophore receptor, which gives rise to MRVDAPQEKARPAPRPVSHASVRARAVRRAAQAPRAPAQPIAVAPRVEKTFRDSTTASGVVFGRGPIGVQGYVAAGTSSATKTTTSIMDIPQSVTILTKQQMQDRGSVSLGQALTYVPGVTVAQGEGNRDQITIRGQDTTADFYTDGVRDDAQYYRDLYNISSVEVLKGPSAMIFGRGGGGGVVNRVTKKADGQTIRELGFSTGSWGRKRATVDLGQAVSDTVALRLNALYEQSYGFRDFFDLERYGVNPTLTWRPEENTYLTLNYEHFRDHRTADRGIPSIGGVSVGGLPVVPAYPASVPIDSFFGNPGVSYSKVDLNRASLVVDHKTDFGLEIHNQTVYADYQKRYQNTFPDQPVNLATGLVRIDGYVASNPRQSIFNQTDFTYKFSLSPDIRHTLLFGAEFGNQRSDDWRDLSRWNDPLVGPQRVTTPFWSPTVYNQVSFTNPNRRRHTDLDLAAGYVQDQIEITRYVNVVAGVRFDSFDLAFADALTGQQLKRADNRWSPRVGVVVKPLEELSLYGSWSRSFLPSAGDQFNVLNVTTASLAPQRFENFEIGFKAQILPLLYFTGALYQLDRTNQQLTVGPIANIIGDTRTRGGEVGLVGKVTDEWQVSLGYAHQAAAIMSAENAGAVGRVVPSVPRDTFSFWNRYDITPMFGVGAGVVHNARFYAAIDNSVIVPGYTRVDGAVFFNPGKDFFGLGEEMSAQVNIENILGATYYAAAHNNNNIMPGAPRSAYVTINAKF
- a CDS encoding IS6 family transposase, producing MLSADELFKGRHFDREIIVLCVRWYLRYKLSFRDLVEMMAERGLSLAHTTIMRWVQRYVPEFEKRWNRFSRQVGGSWRVDETYVKIKGRWVYLYRAVDKAGKTVEFLLRAKRDVAAAKAFFRRAFASHGRPPGKITLDGYQASHRAARELLAQHRGGARTRIRSSKYLNNLIEQDHRSIKLRLGPMLGFKRFRHAAITIAGVELMHRIRKGQFALSRLRAAGTTAPEIWSAVLAA
- a CDS encoding outer membrane protein transport protein codes for the protein MDRLQLRRVTAATALAGGLIVNPPIARATEGYFLEGYGTREKGLAGAGVADSRDPLALSINPAGLVDVGQQFTGGLTAFSPDRGYTTSGPGFVAQGDVRSGRGLFPIPNFGYSQPIDQTSAWGVAAYGNGGMNTTYSKNYASQFFPNPFACPRPGVFCGENAGVDLNQAFLSAGYAQRFGSVSIGVAPILAIQIFKARGLSGFGPFSVDRSNLSDHSYNWSVGAGVRAGAQWNVTNQLRVGVAASTPIWTTKLYKYSGLFAEGGGFDIPATVTAGVAFDVLPTVTLLADWRHIFYSHVASVGNSSQLPYLFGLANGPGFGWSDVDAIKLGAEWRATADWTFRVGYSHNNNPIESRDVTINILAPGVVTDHISGGLSYRVTPNSTIDLAAVVSPRHSVSGIEVTPAGPNPFRTINIYLSEFEVTAGLTYKFDSGPTPALVAKY
- a CDS encoding transposase, translating into MNENATVETALGAGFVGRVDFRRSRSGNRLWSKELKGRIVRESLAPGARVADVACKYRIWTFNIGANYEHPLGAIFAGLGGFGSLDDWTSEPLTAFGYFNVNWQDKTQLTNPWSIRQYWQRSYAIVNVGAGIRTDDDKYSLTFWPKNIGDERPFSTWDLGIGGNPARVGLTRWPATFGGAFRVKLY
- a CDS encoding TonB-dependent receptor, producing MPTFAFNIGFNYERPLGAIFDGLGDWANRPVTGFVYANVAWQDKQELTDPTAVIHYWQDAYALTNLGFGIRTDDDRFSLNVWAKNIADVRPATSFSPGTATARRRSACRTRSAPSAGRCA